In Feifania hominis, the following are encoded in one genomic region:
- the plsY gene encoding glycerol-3-phosphate 1-O-acyltransferase PlsY, whose amino-acid sequence MLEPETLKMINTVVIGYLLGGINFSIIMGKLTAGIDIRQFGSGNAGTTNTLRVLGKKAAVVTLVGDMLKGTLAAYIGFLFCGEWGAMVGGGMALFGHCFPVYYNFKGGKGVATCGGMLLIVDWRIFLIMLGILALTLVVTRYMSLGSMLACVAFPFLVVLFKGYNAYYLAWSIFMSLLVIYQHRANIVRLIRGEESKFSLKKKKEQ is encoded by the coding sequence ATGCTGGAACCGGAAACCCTGAAAATGATCAACACCGTTGTCATCGGGTATCTGCTCGGGGGCATCAACTTCTCCATCATCATGGGCAAGCTTACCGCGGGCATCGACATCCGCCAGTTTGGCAGCGGCAACGCGGGCACAACCAACACCCTGCGTGTGCTCGGAAAGAAAGCGGCCGTGGTGACACTGGTCGGCGACATGCTCAAGGGCACGCTCGCCGCGTACATAGGCTTTCTGTTCTGCGGCGAGTGGGGCGCGATGGTGGGCGGCGGCATGGCGTTGTTCGGCCACTGTTTCCCGGTGTACTACAACTTCAAGGGAGGCAAGGGGGTCGCAACCTGCGGAGGCATGCTGCTGATTGTCGACTGGCGCATCTTTCTGATCATGCTCGGCATATTGGCGCTGACGCTTGTCGTCACACGCTATATGAGCCTCGGCTCCATGCTCGCCTGCGTGGCGTTTCCGTTTCTCGTGGTGCTCTTCAAAGGGTACAATGCCTACTACCTCGCGTGGAGCATTTTCATGAGTCTGCTTGTCATCTACCAGCACCGCGCCAACATTGTGCGTCTGATTCGGGGTGAGGAGTCGAAGTTCAGTCTGAAAAAGAAAAAAGAGCAATAG
- the der gene encoding ribosome biogenesis GTPase Der, whose translation MPKPIVAVVGRPNVGKSTLFNKLIGRRHSIVEDRPGVTRDRIYAECEWRGREFTLIDTGGIEPKTDNIILEQMKMQAQIAIDTADVVVLVTDIHSGVTATDKDVASMLLRSKKPLILCVNKVDNVGAPPPEIYEFYNLGAGDPYPVSSVHGIGTGELLDAVFEHFPPEVDETQEDDTIKVAVIGKPNVGKSSLVNRIIGEDRVIVSNIPGTTRDAIDAAFERDGQKYVFIDTAGIRRKSKVEDSIERYSVLRSFMAVERADVALVMIDATEGVTEQDTKIAGFAHEQGKAIVVAVNKWDAIAKETMTMEHFRRDIERDLGFMTYAPVVFISALTGQRIDTIFEKIRHAYAQNTMRISTGKLNEILTEATAKVQPPTDKGKRLKVLYITQCAVKPPTFVIFCNRAELFHFSYQRYIENQIRSVFGLEGTPIRIIIRERGDK comes from the coding sequence ATGCCAAAGCCAATTGTGGCCGTGGTCGGCCGCCCGAATGTGGGCAAATCGACGCTGTTCAACAAGCTCATCGGCCGGCGCCACTCCATTGTGGAGGACCGGCCGGGCGTCACCCGCGACCGCATCTACGCCGAGTGCGAGTGGCGCGGGCGGGAGTTTACGCTCATCGACACCGGCGGCATTGAGCCCAAGACCGACAACATCATTCTCGAGCAGATGAAGATGCAGGCTCAGATCGCCATCGACACGGCGGACGTCGTGGTGCTGGTGACCGACATCCACAGCGGCGTGACCGCCACCGACAAGGACGTGGCGAGCATGCTGCTGCGCTCGAAAAAGCCGCTGATTCTGTGCGTCAATAAAGTCGACAACGTCGGCGCGCCGCCGCCCGAGATCTACGAGTTTTACAACCTCGGCGCAGGCGATCCCTACCCGGTCTCCTCGGTGCACGGCATCGGCACGGGCGAGCTGCTCGACGCCGTTTTTGAGCACTTTCCGCCCGAGGTCGACGAGACACAGGAGGATGACACCATCAAGGTGGCGGTCATCGGCAAACCGAATGTGGGCAAGTCTTCGCTGGTCAACCGCATCATCGGTGAGGACCGCGTGATTGTCTCGAACATTCCGGGTACCACGCGCGACGCCATCGACGCCGCCTTTGAGCGGGACGGCCAGAAGTACGTCTTCATCGACACCGCCGGCATCCGCCGCAAGAGCAAGGTGGAGGACAGCATCGAGCGCTACAGTGTGCTGCGCTCGTTCATGGCGGTCGAGCGGGCGGATGTGGCGCTTGTGATGATCGACGCCACCGAGGGCGTCACCGAGCAGGACACCAAGATCGCGGGCTTTGCCCACGAGCAGGGAAAGGCGATTGTCGTGGCTGTCAACAAGTGGGACGCGATCGCGAAAGAAACCATGACCATGGAACATTTTCGCCGCGACATCGAGCGAGACCTCGGGTTTATGACCTATGCGCCGGTGGTGTTCATCTCGGCGCTGACCGGTCAGAGAATCGACACCATCTTCGAGAAGATCCGCCACGCCTACGCGCAGAACACCATGCGAATCTCCACGGGCAAGCTCAACGAGATTCTCACCGAGGCGACGGCGAAAGTGCAGCCGCCGACCGACAAGGGCAAGCGGCTCAAGGTGCTCTACATCACCCAGTGCGCCGTCAAGCCCCCGACCTTTGTCATCTTCTGCAACAGGGCGGAGCTGTTTCACTTCAGCTACCAGCGCTACATTGAAAACCAGATTCGTTCGGTCTTCGGGCTCGAGGGCACGCCGATTCGCATCATCATCCGCGAACGGGGCGACAAATAG
- a CDS encoding aspartate carbamoyltransferase catalytic subunit: protein MHMKKDLLGLREMSAEEIKYILQSADTMRYILRQPIKRAPHLLGKSIVEMIYEEDTSTRTRVSFSLAAKYMQGTITVVSCKTDGGERLIDTTHIIDEMSADTIILRHPMSGAVKFVAENCRACVINAGDGFHEQPTEGLTDLFTIREEKGHIEGLRVAVIGDVLHSRIVKSDIYGLVKLGAQVAVGGPAALLPRNLEALGVKSYPTISQALTGADVVIVARLKQESIDEGRIPSRAEYKRFFCMDEARMALAKPDAILLHSGTTYSGVEVSAGLLQSGRSMVSRQIENGVAVKMAVLHQFSRKGTAYEIVD, encoded by the coding sequence ATGCATATGAAAAAAGACCTGCTCGGTCTGCGCGAGATGAGCGCGGAGGAGATCAAGTACATTCTGCAGAGTGCCGACACCATGCGCTACATCCTGCGGCAGCCGATCAAGCGCGCGCCGCATCTGCTCGGAAAGAGCATTGTCGAAATGATCTACGAGGAGGACACCAGCACCCGTACGCGCGTGTCGTTCAGCCTCGCGGCGAAGTACATGCAGGGAACGATCACGGTTGTCAGCTGCAAGACCGACGGCGGAGAGCGGCTGATAGACACCACACACATCATCGACGAGATGTCGGCCGATACCATCATTCTGCGCCACCCCATGTCAGGCGCGGTGAAATTCGTGGCCGAGAACTGCCGGGCCTGTGTCATCAATGCGGGCGACGGCTTCCATGAGCAGCCGACCGAGGGCCTGACCGACCTGTTTACCATCCGCGAGGAAAAGGGGCATATCGAGGGGCTGCGCGTCGCGGTGATCGGCGATGTGCTCCACAGCCGCATTGTCAAAAGCGACATCTACGGTCTGGTCAAGCTCGGCGCGCAGGTAGCCGTCGGCGGGCCCGCCGCGCTGCTGCCGCGAAACCTCGAGGCGCTCGGCGTGAAAAGCTACCCGACCATTTCGCAGGCGCTCACCGGCGCCGACGTGGTCATCGTGGCGCGCCTCAAGCAGGAGAGCATCGACGAGGGCCGCATTCCAAGCCGCGCCGAGTACAAGCGCTTTTTCTGTATGGATGAGGCGCGTATGGCCCTGGCGAAACCGGACGCCATTTTGCTGCACTCCGGCACCACCTACAGCGGAGTGGAGGTCTCGGCGGGGCTGCTGCAGAGCGGGCGCTCCATGGTGAGCCGCCAGATAGAAAACGGTGTGGCCGTCAAAATGGCGGTGCTGCACCAGTTCTCGAGAAAGGGGACGGCCTATGAGATTGTTGATTGA
- a CDS encoding carbamoyl phosphate synthase small subunit: protein MKATLILEDGTVYVGESFGAEGEAVGEVCFDTGMTGYQEVLTDPSFFGQLVCMTYPIQGNYGVNSEDNESDRPWPKGFIVRECCSFPSNFRCEGTLADYLKKNGIIGIERVDTRALTRKLRESGVMNGVITTAENPDVEACVRRAKEFAIRDAVRNVTCAERREYPAEGEAKFKVALYDFGNKRNITRCLNALGCDVSVLPAATPAQEVLDGGFDGVMLSNGPGNPAENTEIIEELKILLDSGLPVFGICLGHQLMALAAGARSEKLKYGHRGGNHPVKDLALGKTYITSQNHGYAIVGESLPPQVGEVSHINMNDGTVEGVRYKNRPVFTVQFHPEASPGPRDTRYLFDEFLDLMKGGAR, encoded by the coding sequence ATGAAAGCAACGTTGATTTTGGAAGATGGAACGGTGTACGTGGGCGAGTCCTTCGGCGCCGAGGGGGAGGCTGTCGGCGAGGTCTGCTTCGACACCGGCATGACCGGCTATCAGGAGGTGCTCACCGACCCGTCCTTTTTCGGACAGCTCGTGTGCATGACTTATCCGATTCAGGGAAACTACGGTGTCAACAGCGAGGACAATGAGTCCGACCGCCCTTGGCCAAAGGGCTTTATTGTGCGCGAGTGCTGCTCCTTTCCGAGCAACTTTCGCTGCGAGGGGACGCTTGCGGACTATCTGAAGAAAAACGGGATCATCGGCATTGAGCGCGTCGATACGCGGGCGCTGACGAGAAAACTGCGTGAGAGCGGCGTGATGAACGGCGTGATTACAACCGCCGAGAATCCCGATGTCGAGGCCTGCGTGCGCCGGGCAAAGGAGTTTGCCATCCGCGACGCGGTCAGGAACGTCACCTGTGCCGAGCGGCGCGAGTACCCCGCCGAGGGCGAGGCGAAGTTCAAGGTCGCACTCTACGACTTTGGAAACAAGCGGAACATCACGCGCTGCCTAAACGCCCTCGGGTGCGATGTGAGCGTGCTGCCCGCCGCCACGCCCGCGCAGGAGGTGCTCGACGGCGGCTTCGACGGCGTCATGCTCTCAAACGGTCCGGGCAACCCCGCGGAGAACACCGAAATCATCGAGGAGCTTAAAATTCTGCTCGACTCCGGACTGCCCGTTTTCGGTATCTGCCTCGGGCATCAGCTCATGGCGCTCGCGGCCGGCGCACGCAGCGAAAAGCTCAAATACGGCCACCGCGGAGGCAACCACCCGGTCAAGGATCTCGCGCTCGGCAAGACCTACATCACAAGCCAGAACCACGGCTACGCCATTGTGGGCGAGTCGCTGCCGCCGCAGGTGGGCGAGGTCAGCCACATCAACATGAACGACGGCACGGTTGAGGGCGTGCGCTACAAAAATCGCCCGGTCTTCACTGTGCAGTTCCACCCCGAGGCCAGCCCCGGCCCGAGGGATACACGCTATCTGTTCGACGAATTTCTGGATCTCATGAAAGGGGGCGCACGGTAA
- a CDS encoding DUF512 domain-containing protein: MAIPIKSVSAGSPADGRILPGEALVRINGMEIHDVLDYMYYCTNRNLSIEVLTPAGKLRSVRVRKAEYDELGLNFETYLMDGQKSCKNHCIFCFVDQLPRGMRKTLYFKDDDARMSFLMGNYITMTNLTDEDINRLIRLKISPINISVQVTDDERRVMMMKNPNAAGCLARMQKFAAAGIRMNCQIVLCKGINDGAYLERSLQDLIALHPYVNSISVVPVGLTKYREKLYPLEPFSPCEARSVIEQVNQIGDAAKKKTGSRVVYLADEFYLKAGIPIPPDEYYEEYPQLENGVGMMRMMRVEFDAAFALLDESERERRCTIVTGRAAGEFIRGLVDELKTKWHNLSCDVVVVENEFFGPMITVTGLVVGQDILRALRGRELGEELIVPAQMLRYDRDRFLDDVLVTDLERELNTRVVIQELDGGEFIDTVLGIGD; this comes from the coding sequence GGCATGGAGATTCACGACGTGCTCGACTATATGTACTACTGCACCAACCGCAACCTCTCCATCGAGGTTCTCACGCCGGCCGGAAAGCTGCGCTCGGTGCGCGTGAGAAAAGCCGAGTACGACGAGCTCGGGCTGAACTTTGAGACCTATCTGATGGACGGGCAGAAAAGCTGCAAAAATCACTGTATCTTCTGCTTTGTCGACCAGCTCCCGCGGGGGATGCGAAAGACGCTCTACTTCAAGGACGACGATGCGCGCATGTCGTTTCTGATGGGCAACTACATCACCATGACCAACCTCACCGACGAGGACATCAACCGACTGATCCGGCTCAAGATCAGCCCGATCAACATCTCGGTGCAGGTGACCGACGATGAGCGCCGGGTGATGATGATGAAAAACCCAAACGCCGCCGGCTGCCTTGCGCGCATGCAGAAATTTGCCGCCGCGGGCATTCGGATGAACTGCCAGATCGTCCTGTGCAAGGGGATCAACGACGGGGCGTATCTCGAGCGCAGCCTTCAGGATCTGATCGCGCTGCACCCGTATGTCAACAGCATTTCGGTCGTGCCGGTCGGGCTTACGAAGTACCGGGAAAAGCTCTATCCGCTCGAGCCCTTTTCGCCGTGTGAGGCGCGCAGCGTCATCGAACAGGTGAATCAAATCGGGGACGCGGCGAAAAAGAAGACGGGCTCGCGCGTTGTGTATCTGGCGGATGAATTCTATCTCAAAGCGGGTATTCCCATTCCGCCGGACGAATACTATGAGGAGTATCCGCAGCTCGAAAACGGCGTCGGCATGATGCGCATGATGCGCGTGGAGTTTGACGCGGCGTTCGCTCTGCTCGACGAGTCGGAGCGCGAGCGCCGCTGCACCATTGTCACCGGCCGCGCGGCAGGGGAGTTCATTCGCGGCCTTGTTGACGAGCTGAAGACAAAATGGCATAATTTAAGCTGTGACGTGGTCGTGGTGGAAAACGAGTTTTTCGGCCCCATGATCACCGTGACCGGCCTTGTGGTCGGGCAGGATATTTTGAGAGCTCTGCGCGGGCGCGAGCTCGGCGAGGAACTCATTGTTCCGGCGCAGATGCTGCGCTATGACCGCGACCGTTTCCTTGACGACGTGCTCGTCACGGATCTGGAGCGGGAGCTGAACACCAGGGTCGTCATCCAGGAGCTGGACGGCGGCGAATTCATTGATACGGTCCTCGGCATCGGGGATTGA
- the pyrF gene encoding orotidine-5'-phosphate decarboxylase produces MSVDKLCEKIIERQNPSVVGLDPVLSYIPQAIKDEMRAAHQNPFEAAAQSLLAFNQAIIDEIADVVPAVKPQIAFYEMYGWQGVRAYHETVEYAKKRGLYVIGDIKRGDIGSTAEAYAIGHMGRPDLFGEARAAFDTDAVTVNPYLGSDGILPFARLCKGKKMIFVLAKTSNQSSGEYQDQVTTSGETIYQLAASNMERLGESHMGACGYSDVGIVVGATYPAMLGELRERVPHTFFLVPGYGAQGGGGADAAPAFDSRGLGAIVNSSRGIICAWQKGGSDGRDFAKAAREAAIRMREDLLGVLGGKIG; encoded by the coding sequence ATGTCGGTTGACAAGTTGTGTGAAAAAATCATCGAGAGGCAAAATCCCTCGGTCGTGGGTCTCGATCCGGTTCTGAGTTACATTCCGCAGGCGATCAAAGACGAGATGCGCGCGGCGCATCAGAACCCCTTTGAGGCGGCGGCGCAGTCGCTGCTCGCGTTCAACCAGGCCATCATCGACGAAATTGCGGACGTGGTGCCTGCGGTCAAGCCCCAGATTGCCTTTTACGAGATGTACGGCTGGCAGGGCGTGCGCGCCTACCACGAGACGGTGGAATACGCCAAAAAGCGCGGCCTCTACGTCATCGGCGACATCAAGCGCGGCGACATCGGCTCGACCGCCGAAGCATACGCCATCGGTCACATGGGCCGGCCCGATCTCTTCGGTGAGGCGCGCGCGGCTTTCGACACCGACGCGGTCACGGTGAACCCCTATCTCGGCAGCGACGGCATCCTGCCCTTTGCCAGGCTCTGCAAGGGCAAAAAGATGATCTTCGTGCTCGCCAAGACCTCAAACCAGTCCTCGGGCGAGTACCAGGACCAGGTCACGACCTCCGGCGAGACCATCTATCAGCTCGCGGCCTCCAACATGGAGCGCCTCGGTGAGAGCCATATGGGCGCCTGTGGTTACAGTGACGTCGGAATCGTGGTCGGAGCGACCTATCCCGCCATGCTCGGCGAGCTGCGCGAGAGGGTGCCGCACACTTTCTTCCTGGTGCCGGGCTACGGCGCGCAGGGCGGCGGTGGCGCGGACGCGGCGCCGGCGTTTGACAGCCGGGGGCTGGGCGCGATTGTGAACTCCTCACGCGGCATCATCTGCGCCTGGCAAAAGGGCGGCTCCGACGGGAGAGACTTTGCAAAGGCGGCGCGCGAGGCCGCGATTCGGATGAGAGAAGACCTGCTCGGCGTGCTCGGCGGGAAAATCGGCTGA
- the pyrR gene encoding bifunctional pyr operon transcriptional regulator/uracil phosphoribosyltransferase PyrR, producing MKIKAEIMDHEAMQRAISRISFEILEKNKGVADLCLLGIKRRGVTLSKMIARKIESIEGSTVTLGELDVTYYRDDRDRTQQVDRPSLPFPVDGKKVILVDDVMYTGRTVRAAIDAVMSLGRPQLIQLAVLIDRGHRELPIRPDFVGKNVPTSKNESVRVLVSEYDQDNRVVIADV from the coding sequence CTGAAAATCAAAGCCGAGATCATGGACCACGAGGCGATGCAGCGCGCCATCAGCCGAATCTCGTTTGAGATTCTCGAGAAGAACAAGGGGGTCGCGGACCTGTGTCTGCTCGGCATCAAGCGCCGCGGCGTGACGCTGTCAAAGATGATCGCGCGCAAAATCGAGTCGATCGAGGGCAGCACTGTCACGCTCGGCGAGCTCGACGTCACCTACTACCGCGACGACCGCGACCGCACACAGCAGGTCGACCGGCCCTCGCTGCCGTTTCCGGTCGACGGCAAGAAGGTCATTCTCGTCGACGACGTCATGTACACCGGGCGCACTGTACGCGCCGCGATTGACGCGGTGATGAGCCTTGGGCGCCCCCAGCTCATCCAGCTCGCGGTGCTCATTGACCGCGGTCACCGGGAGCTGCCCATCCGGCCCGACTTTGTGGGAAAAAACGTGCCCACTTCCAAAAATGAGTCCGTCCGTGTGCTCGTCTCGGAGTACGACCAGGACAACCGCGTTGTGATCGCGGACGTCTGA
- a CDS encoding dihydroorotase gives MRLLIENGRVIDPASGTDQVMDLCLENGVIAELGEGIARNYADDAEIRRIDATGKIVAPGLVDMHCHLREPGFEHKETIETGTRSAAKGGFTSIACMPNTQPVADNKTVISYILNRAAAHGAVHVYPIGAVTKGLAGRELAPIGELKEAGAVAVSDDGRPVSDSNLMKNAMIYAAGFDMVVSSHCEDLPLAEGGQINEGCVADDLGLRGITPAAEEVMIARDIVLAQTTGLPVHIAHVSTRGGVALLRDAKRRGVPVTAETCPHYFSLTEEAVRGFDTNAKMNPPLRTAADVEAVIEGLCDGTLDAIATDHAPHAAGEKQCEFDKAPNGIVGFETALALGITYLVRPGRLSLMELLRKMTVNPAAILRLDRGRLARGAAADLVIFDENREWVVSAAALASKSKNTPYDRKLLAGAVEYTIVDGRVIVDGGELMV, from the coding sequence ATGAGATTGTTGATTGAAAACGGCCGGGTGATCGACCCGGCTTCGGGCACCGATCAGGTGATGGATCTCTGTCTTGAGAACGGCGTGATCGCTGAGCTCGGCGAGGGCATTGCGCGCAATTACGCCGACGATGCTGAGATTCGCCGCATCGACGCCACCGGCAAGATTGTTGCCCCCGGGCTTGTGGACATGCACTGTCATCTGCGCGAGCCGGGCTTTGAGCACAAGGAGACCATCGAGACCGGCACGCGCTCGGCGGCAAAGGGAGGCTTCACCTCCATCGCCTGCATGCCGAACACCCAGCCTGTGGCCGACAACAAGACGGTCATTTCGTACATTTTGAACCGCGCGGCCGCTCACGGCGCGGTACACGTCTACCCGATCGGGGCGGTGACAAAGGGCCTTGCGGGCCGGGAACTCGCACCCATCGGCGAACTGAAAGAGGCCGGGGCTGTCGCCGTGTCGGATGACGGCCGGCCGGTCAGCGATTCCAATCTGATGAAAAACGCCATGATCTATGCCGCAGGCTTTGATATGGTGGTCAGCTCCCACTGCGAGGATCTGCCGCTCGCCGAGGGGGGGCAGATCAACGAGGGGTGCGTGGCGGACGATCTCGGTCTCAGGGGTATTACCCCCGCCGCCGAGGAGGTCATGATCGCGCGCGACATCGTTCTCGCCCAGACCACCGGTCTGCCGGTGCACATTGCCCACGTGAGCACACGCGGCGGCGTGGCGCTGCTGCGCGATGCAAAGCGGCGCGGCGTGCCGGTCACGGCAGAGACCTGCCCGCACTACTTCTCCCTGACGGAGGAGGCGGTGCGCGGCTTCGACACCAACGCAAAAATGAACCCGCCCCTGCGCACCGCCGCGGATGTCGAGGCCGTGATCGAGGGCCTGTGCGATGGCACGCTCGACGCGATTGCGACCGATCACGCACCGCATGCGGCAGGGGAGAAGCAGTGCGAATTTGACAAGGCGCCAAACGGCATCGTCGGTTTTGAGACGGCTCTTGCGCTCGGCATCACCTATCTGGTGCGGCCGGGCCGCCTGAGCCTGATGGAGCTGCTGCGCAAGATGACAGTCAATCCCGCGGCCATTCTGCGCCTGGACAGGGGCAGGCTCGCGCGCGGTGCGGCGGCCGACCTTGTAATCTTCGACGAGAACCGCGAGTGGGTGGTCTCTGCCGCGGCGCTCGCATCCAAATCGAAAAATACGCCCTACGACAGGAAGCTGCTCGCAGGGGCGGTGGAATACACCATCGTCGACGGCAGAGTGATCGTCGACGGCGGAGAACTCATGGTCTGA